One genomic segment of Rhizobium sp. 11515TR includes these proteins:
- a CDS encoding phosphatase PAP2 family protein, with the protein MLGRSADTGRRRMAGGLHCFFNTSTIKPPANRAFLERPIVIIAIFLALSLLVMWAADYPLGIWMKSFPAQLRGTAKWISSLGTGLLVLSFSGALLIFAILAPAHKLRKSMRTGADLIATAAAFVFLAVAGGGIVDSLAKNIIGRARPELLDTNGAFSFRPFAFHADFASFPSGHSATAGAMAMSLALVFPRLRPVFMPVGVLICLSRQWVGAHWASDTLMGWGVGVAFALWLAHAFARRRLLFAYDASGRLCPGEQYKASLAVLRALIRRMPVIGKKTVPAAKSCPSQARLASRSLEIRS; encoded by the coding sequence ATGCTGGGGCGTTCCGCCGACACCGGTCGCAGACGAATGGCTGGCGGCCTTCACTGCTTCTTCAACACCTCGACCATTAAGCCTCCGGCGAATCGCGCATTTCTGGAGCGCCCGATCGTTATCATCGCCATCTTCCTCGCCTTGTCATTGCTCGTCATGTGGGCGGCCGATTATCCCTTGGGCATCTGGATGAAATCGTTTCCCGCGCAATTGCGGGGGACGGCGAAGTGGATCAGCAGCCTCGGCACCGGGCTTCTGGTGCTCTCATTCAGCGGAGCGCTGCTGATATTTGCGATCCTCGCGCCCGCGCACAAACTGCGGAAATCCATGCGAACAGGGGCGGATCTCATCGCGACTGCGGCTGCCTTCGTCTTCCTGGCGGTCGCCGGCGGCGGCATTGTCGATTCGCTCGCCAAGAACATCATCGGTCGCGCCAGGCCGGAACTCCTGGATACGAACGGCGCCTTCTCTTTCCGACCTTTTGCCTTCCACGCCGACTTCGCGTCCTTTCCCTCCGGACATTCGGCAACGGCCGGCGCCATGGCGATGTCGCTGGCGCTGGTCTTTCCTCGCCTTCGCCCCGTCTTCATGCCTGTCGGCGTCCTGATCTGCCTGTCGCGCCAATGGGTTGGCGCGCATTGGGCAAGCGACACGCTGATGGGCTGGGGCGTCGGCGTCGCTTTTGCCCTGTGGCTGGCGCACGCATTCGCGCGCCGGCGCCTCCTCTTCGCCTATGATGCCAGTGGCCGCTTGTGTCCTGGGGAACAATACAAGGCAAGTCTCGCCGTTCTGCGCGCTTTGATCCGGCGCATGCCGGTCATCGGCAAGAAAACGGTGCCTGCAGCAAAATCGTGCCCATCGCAGGCTCGTCTGGCATCTCGTAGCCTTGAAATTCGATCCTGA
- a CDS encoding GCG_CRPN prefix-to-repeats domain-containing protein, producing the protein MKKIILLAFAATACFAAISPAEARDGCGIGWHRNPYGYCRPDGRPVVVVPAVPAYGIFYPGRGYWDGHRYWVHREWWHGGWRYR; encoded by the coding sequence ATGAAAAAGATCATTTTGCTGGCTTTTGCCGCGACCGCCTGCTTTGCGGCCATCTCGCCAGCCGAAGCCCGCGATGGATGCGGCATCGGCTGGCATCGCAACCCATACGGCTACTGCCGCCCGGATGGACGGCCTGTGGTCGTCGTGCCAGCGGTTCCGGCCTATGGCATCTTCTATCCCGGCCGCGGCTATTGGGATGGGCACCGCTATTGGGTGCATCGCGAGTGGTGGCATGGTGGCTGGCGTTATCGCTAA
- a CDS encoding thiol-disulfide oxidoreductase DCC family protein: MSKSIISDHQGPIIVFDAMCVLCTANAQFVLRHDHLGRFRLASMQNETGIALYRRCGMDPADPDSLIIVDGAKVLRDSDAVLAIYAGLGWPWKAISVLRIVPRLLRDPIYLWLARNRYRLFGKRETCWLPTPEQASRIL; encoded by the coding sequence ATGAGCAAAAGCATCATCAGCGACCATCAAGGACCGATCATCGTCTTCGACGCCATGTGCGTCCTGTGTACCGCCAACGCCCAGTTCGTGCTTCGTCACGACCATCTTGGTCGTTTCCGTCTTGCCTCCATGCAGAATGAAACCGGCATCGCGCTTTATCGCCGCTGCGGCATGGATCCCGCCGATCCCGACAGCCTCATCATCGTCGACGGCGCAAAGGTATTACGCGACAGCGACGCGGTGCTGGCCATTTATGCCGGTCTCGGCTGGCCCTGGAAGGCGATTTCGGTGCTGCGCATCGTACCCCGTCTGCTGCGCGATCCGATCTACCTCTGGCTTGCTCGCAATCGCTACCGCCTCTTCGGCAAACGGGAGACATGCTGGCTACCGACACCAGAGCAGGCGAGCCGTATCCTTTGA